TGGACGGCCAGCGTCATGCCGGAGGCCGCATTGGTGATCTGGTCCTTGTAGCGGCGGCGGATCTCGCCCTCGTGCTGACGCATGTAGGCCATGGCGTCGGCCTCGTTCTTGGGCAGCCCTGCATTGAGCTGCTGCTCAAGCTGAGCCATGGCGTCGACGCGATAGACCTTGAGCACGTAGCCAGGCTGGAGAAACGGCGGCCGCACCACCGTGGCCGAATTGGCGAAGACCTCCACGGTCGTCACCGAAGGGCCGATGGAGCCTTGGGACAGGGCACCATGAGAGCAAAGGCACAACACCAGGGCAGTGAGGGATGACCGCATCATGCGCGCGCCTCCTGCAGGCGTGCCGCCACGCGGTAGGCTGCTTGAACCTCGGTGCATCCATGCTCGTCCATGAGACGGCGGCGCTCAGCCTTCTCGTGGCCTTCCGTCATTGCCAGCGCAATTGGCAGTGCCGGCGGCACGTTTCGGAACAGCCACTGATTGTTCGCGCTGATGAGCACACCTTCGGTGTACTTCGCCGGCTCCTTGACGGCAGACTCCATCATGTGGCGTTGCTCTGGTGTGAGCGATCGAAAGCGCGCGATCTCCTCGATCTCGTTCTTGTCCATGGTCAGCAACATCCAGAACTCGCACATGGACAGCACGCGGGACATGCTGCCGGGGAAGTCCTTCAAGTTCTGCGTGGCCAGCCAGAACCAGGCATTGAGCTTTCGCCACATCTTGGTGCCCTTGGCCACCTTCGGGCCAAGCAGCTCGTTGGTGGTAATCAAGTGCCCTTCATCGGTCAGCATGATGAGGGGGCGATCCTCATGCTGAGCGGCCTCTGCGCGCGACTGCACCGAGTCCAGCAGGCTGGTGTAGGCCACAGCGAGCGCATCCTCATAGCCGTCTTTGGTCAGTGTGCCCATTTCCACGAGGGTCACATCGGCATCTGGCCAGTCCTGGCCCAAGCGGTTGAAGAGCTTGCCGCGCAGGCCTGTCGTGAAGCTCATCATCGAATGGCCCATCTCTTCGGCGCGCGAGCGGCGGTGCTCCGACAGAGATGCGTCCTTGACCATGGCGGTCAGCTCCAGGGCAACGTCTTGTGTCAGAGGATGGTGCTTGCCTTCATTGGACACGCGCACTGCGGCTCGAATAATGGCTCTGGTGACCAGATAGCGGTCGGCCCGCGTCATGCGTTTGAGCTCGGCGTCTTCACCACCCGTAATCATCATGATGGCCGAAATGAGCATCTCGCCCAGGTAGTCGCGCTTTTCTTCGTCCGAGTCGTCGTCGGCGTCTGCAGGCTCCATCACTTCATTGACCGACTCCATCAGTCGCTCAGCACCGACGAGCTCAGCATCCTCTTCGGAGGGGATACCCGCTCCAGCGCCGAAGTATTCCTCCGCTGCCTTGAAGGACTCCATGATCTCCTTGTCCTGCAGCAGCTGGCTGCCGTACACGAATGGAGGCAGTGATACGTCTGTATCGCCGCTCAAGTTGACGCGATGCACGCTCAAGCCTTTGGTGGCCATGTCCTTGACCATCAGATCGAAGGACTTGCCTGCATCAGCAATCACCAGACGTGGGCGGTGGATGGCCATCACCAGCATGGACAGGTAATTCAACGTCGCCGACTTGCCCGCACCTGTGGGGCCGAACACCACCATATGGGCGTTCTTCTTACGGTCAATCTTGTTGAGTGGGTCGATCCACAACGGCTCGCCGCCGCGATTCCAGAACCAAAAGCCGGGGTTGGCCGTGCCGCGTGAGCGCCCATAGACCGGCAAAATGGCGGCGATCAGGCTCGCAAAAGTCAGGCGCGACCGTCGCATGCTGCGAAGGTCGAACGTGGGATCGAATGCAAATGGCAATGCACGCAGGAAGGCGTCATGCGGCACCAGGTCCTCTCGGGATTCGATGAAACGCATCCCGGTCGGCGTCAGCTGGGCATTGACCTCGGAAACAGCCGCATCCAGATCCGCATGGGTCTTACCGCTCAGGTACAGCCCCATGAACATCGGATACAGCTTGTCCCCGGAGGCCATGTGCTGGAGCACTTGCTCCGACTCTCTATGGGTCTCCTGCGCCACGGCGTTTTGAGCACGGGAAGCCCTTTTGATGTCCTCGACGTGGCGCTCGACCTGGTACTGCGCTGCAATCGTCACCGTCACGGACAGCATCGATCCAGGCGGCAGTCGGTCAAACCGCGCATAGGCTTCGCTCCCAATCCGGCTCTCTGCGGAGAAGTGCCCGATGCTAGGGTGAGCACGAAGGTTTTGCAGCGTGAGGAACTTCACCGGCTGGCCATCGAATTCGAAGCAGCCTTGTTCCTGGTTGCACGAGGGCTCCGACAGGTTCAGCGACTCGGAAAAATCCCAGTCATAGATGCCCTCTGGAGCCTCGTCACCCGGATAGGGCGCGCCGCGGAACAGCTCGGCGCCCGTGCTGGCCCAGGGCACATTACGGTTGAAGAATGGAAGCATCCACTCGTAGAAGTCCTTGCCGTTGGCACGCCGCGCCGTCACGCCGGCTTCGTTCAGCGTGGCCAGCAAGGTGGTGGCCACAGCCTCCATCTGCTGCTCGGCCATGCGGCGCTCATTCACCAAGTCATCAAACTGGCGATAGATACAGCAGCGAACCCGGCGCTGCTGGCCACGCCAGGTCTGGCCCGTCACCAGGGTGTCGGTAAACAGCCCTTGCTCTCGGGAAACCTGCGACAGGTGACTGCGGAACTCCTTCAACACGGACTGCGTGTATTCCGAGTCGATGATGGCCTGCGCGCGCTCGGCGTCCTTGTGCTGGGACAGGATGTAGTCGTGAAGGTATTGGTTCAGCCCGTCGATGTTTCGGTCATCGCTCAGGAAGAACTGGACCACCCAAGGCGAAGAGTCGACCTCGGGAATCGCCTGAATGGCCTCTTGAATCTTGCGGCAGTGCTCTTGCAGGTACTCCAGCGGCTGCGCCTCCGTAGCGACAGCGCCCAGCTCGAACAGCGCGCCCAAGGTCTTGCCGTCGCGCATCACAAAGTTGCGGTCTTTGGGTGAAAACTTGACCCAAGGCAGCAGCTCAGTGAAGGAGGGCGGACGGGCTGCCATCTGCTTGCGGTCGGCGGCCGTCATGAGCCGGCGCTTGTGCTTGCCCTTGGTGCCCCCAGACAGGCCCAGCATTTCCAGCAATCCGCTCATTGGCCAGCCTCCCGAGCAGTGCGGCCACGTGAGAATGCGGCGCGGCCTTGTTGCAACTCTTCGGCCACCTCACCGGGCATGGCGTACTCCGTGGACTCATACATTGGGAAAACCGTGACATAGCCAGGCACGGGGTAGCGGCCCTTGGCCAGGTGGGGATAGACCACCATGACCAGATCCGGGTTGGGCACGCGTGCAAAGCGCTGTTGCATAGGCTCCAGGGCCGACCAGTAACGCTGCGTCATTTCGTCGCCGCGCGCGATCGGGCGCGCACTCGACGCACGCTCCAGGCGGTCCCGCGCTGTCTCACGAGAGGAAGCCGCTGACTGCGGGGGCTGAAACTTGCCCCGATACACATCCACCAGGGTCGGACTGCCAGCCGTAGCCTCCTTGAGCGGAGACTCGCGCGACCCAATTGCTGTGCAACCAGCCAGTAGCGCAGGGACCACGATGGCAAGAAGTAGGGAGTTATTCGAGGCCATAGCGGGCTCCAGACAGGACATTGGGGGACTGCGTGCGGTGCACGATCTTTCTTGGGTTGGCGGGCTTGTCGATTTCGATCTGGCGGTCCAGATGCACGACCAACTGCTGGCCAGCGGGCGTGACCACCGCGTCAAACGAGCTCTTGAGGCGCTCAGTCAGCCAGCGCACCAGCTCATCGGTGGCTCCCGAACCCATGCGGCCCAGTGCAAAACTGCCGGCATTTCCGGTGATCGAAGATGTGGTGCCATTGCTGCTGGCCATGGTGGTGGTCTGGGCCTGCGCCAAGGCCTCGGCGGCCACGCCCAAGCCCTTGGCACCAATGATGTCGGTCAGATAGGCCGGGGCATTGGTCACGAACTTGCCTTGAATACAGGGGTTGCCGTACAGATCACTGATGAATCCAAGGTCTGTGGAACCATTGGTAGCGATGGCTGTGACGCCGGCACCTGCCTGGGTCTGCGGCGCACGACGCGCCGAAACCGTATGGATCGCACCATCGTTGAACACGAAAGTCATGCTGCGGATCTTTCCCTCGGTGCACGACAGCGCCATATCGCCTACGGCCACGCCGGTAACGATCATCCCGGCGAGGTCTTCGGGCAACTCCCAGCCGTTGGCGGCCAAGTTGTCGCGCCCGACCATGGCTTTGAATTGCATGGGGTCCGTCACACGACCATTGACCGGCACACGGCCGATCAAACTGGTCATCGCGGTGACGCCCGCCAGCGTGGAGTTCTCCGGCAGCGTGAAATAAGCCACGGGTTGCGGCTTCGTGGCCGCCTGAGAGGCCTGAGCAGCTTGTGCGGCCTGGGCCGCGCTGACCGCACTGGGCATGGATTGCGTGCCGTCCGGGGCTACCCGCACGTAGCGCGTAACCATCTTCCCTTGATGCTGAGTTGTCTCGGTCGTGTAGCCCATGGGCGGAACCACCTTGTAGGCAGTGCTGCCACCGGACAAGCCTAGATCCTGGGAGCCACCAACGGGACGATGACCTCCGCCGGCGCCATTCGAGCCAAGCCCCGTAACAGAGTCGATGGCGTCGCCAATGGGCTTAAAGACATCGACTGGGGCTGGATCTGTGTCATTGCTGGTACCACCGACAGCACCAGCAGAAGAGGTCCCTGCAGGTGTACCTTTCTCCAAGCGCTCCAGGCGCTTGCTGAAATCCTGGTTAGCACGGAGCACGTCCTGAATATCTGCTCGCAGATCCCTGTTGGCTGCGACCACCGTGGCCAGCGTCTCGCTGGGTGTGTCCTCATCTGCGCCTGCCGTCTTGGGCAGAGGGGCGGCTGCCATGGGCGCAGCGGTAGGCGCATTGTTCTGGCGCATGACGATGACCGAGCCGACGATGACAAAAGCCACGATGACTAGAACAGGGGTGAGTTTGTTGCTTTTCACTGCCATGGGTGCCTCACAGACAGGACTCGAAAGTGCGATCGCACACCAGGTACACCGCCGTGGTGTCGGTGTCTGTACCAGCAGCACCGATCCGGCCATGCTGGGCCGTGGCCGAGAGCCAGCGCCCGCGCAAGCTCTCCAAGGGCAACTCCAGGGCAAAGCGCGAGCGGTTGGTGACGCGCACCGCAGTCACATACAGGTTTCCCGACTTCCACTGGCCTACGGGCGCAGTGTCCACGGCAGCGCCTCGGAACAGTGTCGGCACGGGTTCGGTTCCTACGCCAACCTGGCTCACACCTGGAGTGCCACCAGCCAAGCGTCGAGGTGCGTAGAGCTGGCGGGCAGCATGTCGAGTGAGCTGCACCATGTCCGCAGCAACGCTCTCTTGCCGTTGAGACTGGCCACCAGACAAAGCAGCTCCACCAGTGGGGTTCGGCACAGTCGCGGGCTCGATCACAGAAACCTGCAGCTCGCCTTTAGCGGACTGCGTGGACACGACCTTGCCCTTGGGGTCTTTGGCGTCTGGAGCGGCTACCGCAATCAGATCCATCGGAATCTGCTGGCCGCTATCCACCAGCTCGGCAATGATTCGGATCGCCGTGAATGGCACGAGCGCAGTCACATAGATCGTGCCGGCGATCGTCTCGATACGCGCCACGCTATCCATGTCACTGGGCATGCGCAGCAACGCATCGGCTGGCAGGGTCACTAGGCGCTCCTGGCCGACCGTCAGATTCACCCGGACTGGCTCACGCGCAAACACAGCACGCTCGGCGGGGCCAGAAGTCAAAGGAGCTGGACCAACGCGGCGTAGAGACGCTTCGGCAGCTGCGCGCCTGGCGGAACCTACGGCTGTATTCGCCAGCGGTGCGGGCACGCTAACACCTGCCACCATGCGCCCGCCAGCTGGGGTGCGTCCTGCATTGGCTCCAGCAGCTGGTGTTGCAGCTGCTGCACCCGTTTGGCCCAGATCAATAGGCTCATTGAACTCGGGCGTCTCGGTACTGCCCGCAAGCGATTCGACCTGCTGAGCAGCGACGCTGCCATGCAGAAGCTGCAGGGCGACCAGGAGGCTGATCGAAAGAGAACGACGTTGGATCATGTGGATCAATCGACAGAGGTGTCACGAGGCAGGCTCGAAGGGGCAATAGTTCCAGGCAGACGCGGTGCTTTCAGATCCGCTTGAACTGGAGCGCCAGGCTTGAGATCCGCAGGATTGAGGCGCGCGGGCTGGCTGCTGCCGAAGCAATCCAAGCCCAGACGCCATGGGTTGCGCTCACGGTCCACATCGAAGCGCACCACGCGCAGCGGGTACCGAATGAATACGTCCTTGACAGGCTGCCCGGCAAAGGTCTCCTGAACCTGCATGTCCAGCAGCACTGTCCAGGCGTCCGAGCCTTCACGGATCACGCGGTTTTCGCTGTACGGAAAGCCGGGAATCTCGCTGATCTGGCGGGTACGGCGGCGCAGCTCGCCTTTGGCGTGACGCTGTTGCATGTCGGTTTGCAGTTGCGCCTGGCAACGCGGAGTC
This window of the Comamonas testosteroni genome carries:
- a CDS encoding TIGR03749 family integrating conjugative element protein, with the protein product MIQRRSLSISLLVALQLLHGSVAAQQVESLAGSTETPEFNEPIDLGQTGAAAATPAAGANAGRTPAGGRMVAGVSVPAPLANTAVGSARRAAAEASLRRVGPAPLTSGPAERAVFAREPVRVNLTVGQERLVTLPADALLRMPSDMDSVARIETIAGTIYVTALVPFTAIRIIAELVDSGQQIPMDLIAVAAPDAKDPKGKVVSTQSAKGELQVSVIEPATVPNPTGGAALSGGQSQRQESVAADMVQLTRHAARQLYAPRRLAGGTPGVSQVGVGTEPVPTLFRGAAVDTAPVGQWKSGNLYVTAVRVTNRSRFALELPLESLRGRWLSATAQHGRIGAAGTDTDTTAVYLVCDRTFESCL
- a CDS encoding TIGR03757 family integrating conjugative element protein, coding for MMRSSLTALVLCLCSHGALSQGSIGPSVTTVEVFANSATVVRPPFLQPGYVLKVYRVDAMAQLEQQLNAGLPKNEADAMAYMRQHEGEIRRRYKDQITNAASGMTLAVQYRLDRLPAIVINRAKVIYGVADVDRAIELFAAAQQRPPR
- a CDS encoding TIGR03752 family integrating conjugative element protein, producing the protein MAVKSNKLTPVLVIVAFVIVGSVIVMRQNNAPTAAPMAAAPLPKTAGADEDTPSETLATVVAANRDLRADIQDVLRANQDFSKRLERLEKGTPAGTSSAGAVGGTSNDTDPAPVDVFKPIGDAIDSVTGLGSNGAGGGHRPVGGSQDLGLSGGSTAYKVVPPMGYTTETTQHQGKMVTRYVRVAPDGTQSMPSAVSAAQAAQAAQASQAATKPQPVAYFTLPENSTLAGVTAMTSLIGRVPVNGRVTDPMQFKAMVGRDNLAANGWELPEDLAGMIVTGVAVGDMALSCTEGKIRSMTFVFNDGAIHTVSARRAPQTQAGAGVTAIATNGSTDLGFISDLYGNPCIQGKFVTNAPAYLTDIIGAKGLGVAAEALAQAQTTTMASSNGTTSSITGNAGSFALGRMGSGATDELVRWLTERLKSSFDAVVTPAGQQLVVHLDRQIEIDKPANPRKIVHRTQSPNVLSGARYGLE
- a CDS encoding PFL_4703 family integrating conjugative element protein, which encodes MSSGDYLDALASERSHTKKLTNIIFAVVFFGVAGMWFASRVPKNIDLHVAPDIKAGDAIRVIDGQSPVPSTNAYGFAYYIWQQINRWQSDGSQDYGKQIYAMQFYLTPRCQAQLQTDMQQRHAKGELRRRTRQISEIPGFPYSENRVIREGSDAWTVLLDMQVQETFAGQPVKDVFIRYPLRVVRFDVDRERNPWRLGLDCFGSSQPARLNPADLKPGAPVQADLKAPRLPGTIAPSSLPRDTSVD
- a CDS encoding TIGR03751 family conjugal transfer lipoprotein — encoded protein: MASNNSLLLAIVVPALLAGCTAIGSRESPLKEATAGSPTLVDVYRGKFQPPQSAASSRETARDRLERASSARPIARGDEMTQRYWSALEPMQQRFARVPNPDLVMVVYPHLAKGRYPVPGYVTVFPMYESTEYAMPGEVAEELQQGRAAFSRGRTAREAGQ
- a CDS encoding conjugative transfer ATPase; this translates as MSGLLEMLGLSGGTKGKHKRRLMTAADRKQMAARPPSFTELLPWVKFSPKDRNFVMRDGKTLGALFELGAVATEAQPLEYLQEHCRKIQEAIQAIPEVDSSPWVVQFFLSDDRNIDGLNQYLHDYILSQHKDAERAQAIIDSEYTQSVLKEFRSHLSQVSREQGLFTDTLVTGQTWRGQQRRVRCCIYRQFDDLVNERRMAEQQMEAVATTLLATLNEAGVTARRANGKDFYEWMLPFFNRNVPWASTGAELFRGAPYPGDEAPEGIYDWDFSESLNLSEPSCNQEQGCFEFDGQPVKFLTLQNLRAHPSIGHFSAESRIGSEAYARFDRLPPGSMLSVTVTIAAQYQVERHVEDIKRASRAQNAVAQETHRESEQVLQHMASGDKLYPMFMGLYLSGKTHADLDAAVSEVNAQLTPTGMRFIESREDLVPHDAFLRALPFAFDPTFDLRSMRRSRLTFASLIAAILPVYGRSRGTANPGFWFWNRGGEPLWIDPLNKIDRKKNAHMVVFGPTGAGKSATLNYLSMLVMAIHRPRLVIADAGKSFDLMVKDMATKGLSVHRVNLSGDTDVSLPPFVYGSQLLQDKEIMESFKAAEEYFGAGAGIPSEEDAELVGAERLMESVNEVMEPADADDDSDEEKRDYLGEMLISAIMMITGGEDAELKRMTRADRYLVTRAIIRAAVRVSNEGKHHPLTQDVALELTAMVKDASLSEHRRSRAEEMGHSMMSFTTGLRGKLFNRLGQDWPDADVTLVEMGTLTKDGYEDALAVAYTSLLDSVQSRAEAAQHEDRPLIMLTDEGHLITTNELLGPKVAKGTKMWRKLNAWFWLATQNLKDFPGSMSRVLSMCEFWMLLTMDKNEIEEIARFRSLTPEQRHMMESAVKEPAKYTEGVLISANNQWLFRNVPPALPIALAMTEGHEKAERRRLMDEHGCTEVQAAYRVAARLQEARA